From the genome of Cellvibrio japonicus Ueda107, one region includes:
- the fis gene encoding DNA-binding transcriptional regulator Fis, producing the protein MNTATFFADATPAQAAAPTQTQAQSLRGCVEQAVDNYFKHLDGQDVSNVYEMVLAEVEAPMLEIVLKYTRHNQTRAAQVLGLNRGTLRKKLKQYGLL; encoded by the coding sequence ATGAACACCGCAACTTTCTTTGCTGACGCCACCCCGGCCCAGGCCGCCGCTCCCACCCAGACTCAAGCTCAATCGCTGCGCGGCTGCGTTGAGCAAGCCGTAGACAACTACTTCAAGCATCTGGATGGCCAGGACGTCAGCAATGTGTACGAAATGGTATTGGCAGAAGTCGAAGCGCCGATGCTTGAAATCGTGCTGAAGTACACTCGCCACAACCAAACCCGCGCTGCCCAGGTGTTGGGTCTTAACCGCGGTACCCTGCGCAAGAAATTGAAACAATACGGCCTGCTCTAA
- the prmA gene encoding 50S ribosomal protein L11 methyltransferase: MPWLQLKVIAPRRYVESIENALLAAGAASVTLQDNADQPIFEPGLGETPLWDNVKITGLFDAEIDTAKAIALAERRFGNPLPQHQWEQLEDKDWEREWMSNYHAIRCGERLWICPSWQEPPEPDKINLMLDPGLAFGTGTHPTTFLCMQWIDQQDFTDLEVIDYGCGSGILGIAALLLGARKVVGVDIDPQALLATTENAKRNQLPADAMPVYLPPHCPATQVDVMLANILAGPLAELAPTLSNMTKPGGKLCLSGILSVQAQSVMDAYAPWFDFDPVATHEEWVRLTAIKARA, from the coding sequence ATGCCCTGGCTACAACTGAAAGTGATTGCCCCGCGCCGCTACGTCGAATCCATCGAAAACGCTTTGCTAGCCGCTGGCGCCGCCTCAGTTACCCTGCAAGACAATGCCGACCAGCCCATTTTCGAACCCGGCCTGGGTGAGACGCCGCTGTGGGATAACGTCAAAATTACCGGGCTTTTTGATGCAGAAATCGATACCGCCAAGGCTATCGCCCTGGCCGAGCGCCGCTTTGGCAACCCGCTGCCACAACACCAATGGGAACAGCTTGAAGACAAGGATTGGGAGCGGGAATGGATGAGCAACTACCATGCAATCCGCTGTGGCGAACGCCTGTGGATCTGCCCCAGTTGGCAGGAGCCACCCGAACCCGACAAGATCAACCTGATGCTCGACCCCGGCCTCGCCTTTGGCACAGGTACCCATCCCACCACCTTTTTGTGCATGCAGTGGATCGACCAGCAAGATTTCACCGATCTTGAGGTTATTGATTACGGGTGCGGCTCAGGCATCCTCGGGATTGCCGCCTTGTTATTGGGCGCCCGCAAAGTGGTCGGGGTAGACATAGACCCCCAGGCCCTGCTGGCAACCACCGAAAATGCCAAACGCAACCAACTGCCCGCTGATGCCATGCCCGTCTATTTGCCGCCGCATTGTCCCGCGACGCAAGTTGATGTGATGCTCGCCAATATCCTCGCCGGCCCATTAGCCGAACTGGCGCCAACCCTAAGCAACATGACCAAACCGGGAGGCAAACTCTGCTTATCGGGTATATTGTCCGTGCAGGCACAGAGTGTGATGGATGCCTACGCCCCCTGGTTTGATTTTGATCCGGTAGCCACACACGAGGAATGGGTTCGCCTGACCGCAATCAAAGCACGCGCCTGA
- a CDS encoding protein-disulfide reductase DsbD family protein has protein sequence MTPIATTSESCSSKSAYNSTCRRWIYSLAILWLATCACLVQAQDLLAPKSSPLGSNLLTQQDEFLPVDEAFVPSYRIAQGKLLLHWDIADTYYLYEERFKFRSPDGVSLTPVYTPGKMKYDELFERETMVHYYQVTAAFDLGTQRERFTLNLEYQGCADAGLCYPPQKRRLAIDPVAQTASLDNSTPVQASPITSPPAADTSTPTAASGWLLQAILFAILGGAILNLMPCVFPVLSIKVMSLAAADRRRLGLHGWIYTLGIVLCFVAFAIALLVARTGGEAIGWGFQLQSPGLIAALTYLFFVMGLSMSGLVHFGSGLMGAGQNLTQKSGLSGSFFTGVLAAVVASPCTAPFMGAALGFALTQPAYVCIAIFAALGFGMALPLLLLCYMPVLAQKLPRPGAWMDNLKQFLAFPLYLSAIWLLWVYGRQTGTTAMAALCAGALAIAFACWLYGRHAQGLTQMLRRVAIVLSLATALWLPYKELHPSAAQAGDHWQAYSPELLQSLRDQGRPVFVNLTADWCLTCLANERVTLDTDTVKTLFAEHQVAALKGDWTNTDPQITQLLQEYGRSGVPLYLWFPADRPGKADVLPQLLTKDHLIQAVTHAN, from the coding sequence ATGACACCAATTGCCACCACATCAGAATCCTGCTCCTCCAAATCTGCATACAACTCCACGTGTCGGCGCTGGATTTATAGCCTGGCAATACTCTGGCTGGCCACCTGTGCCTGTCTGGTGCAAGCGCAGGATTTATTGGCCCCCAAAAGCAGTCCCCTGGGCAGCAATCTGCTCACCCAACAGGATGAATTCCTTCCCGTCGATGAGGCCTTTGTTCCCAGTTACCGGATAGCACAAGGAAAATTGCTACTGCACTGGGATATCGCCGATACCTACTATTTATACGAAGAGCGATTCAAATTTCGCTCTCCCGATGGCGTCTCCCTAACGCCTGTTTATACGCCCGGAAAGATGAAATATGACGAGCTGTTCGAGCGTGAAACCATGGTGCACTATTACCAGGTTACTGCGGCATTTGACCTGGGCACACAGCGGGAACGTTTCACGCTGAATCTCGAATACCAAGGATGTGCCGATGCAGGGCTTTGTTATCCCCCCCAAAAACGTCGCCTCGCCATAGACCCGGTAGCCCAGACCGCTTCGCTCGATAACTCAACACCTGTGCAGGCTTCACCGATAACCTCTCCCCCCGCAGCCGACACCTCCACACCCACCGCAGCATCCGGCTGGCTATTACAGGCGATACTTTTTGCCATTCTGGGCGGCGCTATCCTGAACCTTATGCCCTGTGTATTCCCCGTGCTGTCCATCAAGGTTATGAGCCTGGCGGCCGCTGACCGGCGCCGCCTGGGATTACACGGCTGGATATATACCCTGGGCATTGTGCTTTGCTTTGTGGCTTTCGCCATCGCACTGCTAGTCGCACGCACAGGCGGCGAAGCCATAGGCTGGGGATTCCAGCTGCAGTCGCCGGGGCTGATCGCCGCCCTCACTTACCTGTTCTTTGTGATGGGTTTGAGTATGTCCGGCCTGGTTCACTTTGGCTCGGGCTTAATGGGTGCAGGCCAAAACCTGACCCAAAAATCCGGGCTGAGCGGTTCCTTTTTTACCGGCGTGCTGGCCGCAGTCGTCGCCAGCCCTTGTACCGCGCCTTTTATGGGTGCCGCACTGGGCTTTGCCCTGACACAGCCGGCTTACGTTTGTATTGCGATCTTCGCTGCCCTGGGTTTTGGGATGGCACTCCCCTTACTGCTCCTGTGTTACATGCCGGTACTGGCGCAAAAACTCCCGCGCCCGGGCGCCTGGATGGATAACCTCAAGCAATTCCTGGCTTTTCCACTGTACCTCAGTGCTATCTGGTTGCTGTGGGTCTATGGCAGGCAAACCGGTACTACCGCCATGGCGGCGCTGTGTGCCGGTGCCCTGGCTATTGCGTTTGCCTGCTGGCTGTACGGCCGCCATGCACAAGGCCTGACCCAGATGCTGCGCCGTGTCGCGATTGTACTGTCGCTGGCTACCGCGCTGTGGCTGCCTTATAAGGAGTTGCATCCTTCCGCAGCGCAAGCCGGGGATCATTGGCAGGCTTACAGCCCCGAACTTTTACAATCCCTGCGCGACCAGGGTCGCCCGGTATTCGTGAACCTGACTGCGGACTGGTGCCTGACCTGCCTGGCAAATGAGCGGGTCACACTGGATACCGACACCGTCAAAACCCTGTTTGCAGAGCATCAGGTTGCCGCACTTAAAGGGGATTGGACCAATACCGACCCACAGATCACACAGCTATTGCAAGAATATGGCCGCAGTGGCGTGCCTTTATACCTCTGGTTCCCTGCAGATCGGCCGGGGAAAGCGGATGTTTTGCCACAATTACTCACCAAAGATCATCTTATTCAGGCAGTCACACACGCCAACTAA
- the accB gene encoding acetyl-CoA carboxylase biotin carboxyl carrier protein translates to MDIRKIKKLIELLEESNIGELEIKEGEESVRIARNSGTTQYFTSAAPAFAAPAAPAPLAAAPAAAAPVAAPVAAAPATSGHVVKSPMVGTFYRSPSPGSPAFAEVGKTVKVGDVICIIEAMKMMNQIEADKAGVIEAFLVEDGNPVEFDQPLVTIV, encoded by the coding sequence ATGGATATTCGCAAAATTAAAAAACTGATTGAGCTGTTGGAGGAGTCCAACATCGGCGAACTGGAGATTAAAGAAGGTGAAGAATCCGTGCGCATTGCACGCAACAGTGGCACCACCCAATACTTCACCTCGGCTGCACCTGCCTTTGCTGCCCCTGCTGCACCGGCACCACTAGCGGCTGCACCCGCCGCTGCAGCACCTGTCGCCGCCCCGGTCGCTGCTGCACCAGCCACTTCCGGCCACGTAGTTAAATCGCCCATGGTAGGTACTTTCTACCGCTCACCCAGCCCCGGCTCACCTGCCTTTGCGGAAGTGGGTAAAACCGTAAAAGTTGGCGATGTGATTTGTATCATCGAAGCCATGAAAATGATGAACCAAATCGAAGCCGACAAAGCTGGTGTTATCGAAGCCTTCCTGGTAGAAGACGGCAACCCCGTTGAATTCGACCAACCTCTGGTCACTATTGTTTAA
- the accC gene encoding acetyl-CoA carboxylase biotin carboxylase subunit codes for MFEKVLIANRGEIALRVLRACKELGIKTVAVHSQIDRDLKHVRLADESVCIGPNPSPKSYLNIPAIIAAMEITDSQAVHPGYGFLAENADFAERVQKSGFTFIGPDPDVIRMMGDKVEAIKAMKKAGVPTVPGSDGPLPEDPEECLKIAKRIGYPVIIKAAAGGGGRGMRVVHTEAALINSIHVTQGEAKAAFGDGTVYMEKFLQNPRHVEVQVLSDGQGNAIHLGDRDCSLQRRHQKVLEEAPAPGIPQEVREATYASCVKACIDIGYKGAGTFEFLYEDGRFYFIEMNTRIQVEHPVSEMVTGIDLIKEQIRVCSGLPLSIKQSDVVIHGHSFECRINAEDPKTFMPCPGLVKSFHAPGGLGVRVDSHLYNGYTVPPNYDSMIAKIITYGDTREIALNRMRNALDETIVDGIRTNIPLQQMLVRDEAFRKGGVNIHYLEKKLAE; via the coding sequence ATGTTTGAAAAAGTTCTGATCGCCAACCGCGGCGAAATCGCGTTGCGCGTACTGCGCGCCTGCAAGGAGCTGGGCATCAAAACCGTTGCCGTGCACTCGCAGATCGACCGCGATTTAAAGCATGTGCGCCTGGCGGATGAATCGGTCTGTATTGGCCCCAACCCCTCGCCCAAAAGCTACCTGAATATTCCGGCCATTATTGCCGCCATGGAAATTACCGACTCGCAAGCGGTACACCCCGGCTATGGCTTCCTGGCAGAGAACGCCGACTTTGCCGAACGCGTGCAAAAAAGCGGTTTCACGTTTATCGGCCCGGACCCGGATGTTATCCGCATGATGGGCGACAAGGTAGAGGCGATCAAGGCGATGAAAAAAGCCGGGGTCCCTACCGTACCCGGCTCCGACGGCCCATTGCCGGAAGATCCGGAAGAGTGCCTGAAAATCGCCAAGCGCATCGGCTACCCGGTGATCATTAAAGCCGCTGCCGGCGGTGGCGGTCGCGGTATGCGTGTAGTGCATACCGAAGCTGCACTGATCAACTCCATTCACGTAACCCAGGGCGAAGCCAAGGCTGCCTTTGGCGATGGCACGGTATACATGGAAAAATTCCTGCAGAACCCGCGCCATGTGGAAGTGCAGGTTTTATCCGACGGCCAGGGCAACGCCATTCACTTGGGCGATCGCGACTGTTCCCTGCAGCGCCGCCACCAAAAAGTATTGGAAGAGGCACCTGCCCCGGGGATTCCCCAGGAAGTGCGCGAAGCCACCTACGCTTCTTGTGTAAAGGCCTGTATTGATATTGGCTACAAGGGTGCAGGTACTTTTGAGTTTTTATACGAAGACGGCCGTTTCTACTTTATCGAAATGAACACCCGTATCCAGGTAGAGCACCCGGTATCGGAAATGGTTACCGGTATAGACCTGATCAAAGAGCAGATCCGTGTTTGCTCCGGCTTGCCACTGTCGATCAAACAATCTGACGTGGTGATCCACGGCCACTCCTTTGAGTGCCGCATCAATGCCGAAGACCCGAAAACCTTTATGCCCTGCCCCGGCCTGGTGAAAAGCTTCCACGCACCCGGCGGCCTGGGGGTACGTGTGGATTCCCACCTGTACAATGGCTACACAGTGCCGCCCAACTACGATTCCATGATCGCCAAGATCATCACCTACGGTGATACTCGCGAGATCGCCTTGAATCGTATGCGCAACGCACTGGACGAAACCATTGTGGATGGCATTCGCACCAATATTCCGCTGCAACAAATGCTGGTACGCGATGAAGCCTTCCGCAAGGGCGGCGTTAACATCCATTACCTCGAGAAAAAACTCGCTGAGTAA
- a CDS encoding amino acid ABC transporter substrate-binding protein produces MTKVRLPNSTSLPKALWLLLWVLAVFAQPANTTSPTGTTAPPLPTQVAYKQAELVSSDRYLFEVEVMILALEKTLEDDGPYELQPIHPMNRARNLLALSQDTYPNLVMLLSYEDSLLDDGNLIYIPIPLDRGIFSYRLCFMRDEIKPRMQGIKTLKQLKGFHFGSGVGWADTKILRHNGLTTLEADTLLSLFRMTKAGRIDLFCRGVGEYYSELTQQGQTIDLSADDEIALYYPLPKFLFAHKNSKALMDRIQRGLKRALDDGSFDQLWKHEHEQHLQQAHLKTRRLIILENPLIRKLPPDYQRYDINPMENPP; encoded by the coding sequence ATGACGAAAGTGCGACTGCCTAATTCCACCAGTCTCCCCAAAGCTTTATGGCTGTTATTGTGGGTGTTGGCTGTATTTGCCCAACCTGCCAACACCACCTCACCCACAGGAACAACCGCCCCTCCACTTCCCACCCAGGTCGCTTACAAACAAGCTGAACTGGTTTCCAGCGATCGCTACCTGTTTGAAGTGGAGGTCATGATCCTGGCGCTGGAGAAAACCCTTGAAGATGACGGCCCCTACGAGCTGCAACCCATACACCCGATGAATCGTGCCCGCAATCTCCTGGCGCTGAGCCAGGACACCTACCCGAACCTGGTCATGCTGCTGAGTTACGAAGACAGCCTGCTGGACGACGGCAACCTCATCTATATCCCGATCCCGCTTGATCGCGGTATTTTCAGTTATCGGCTCTGCTTTATGCGCGATGAAATCAAACCCCGTATGCAAGGCATCAAAACCCTCAAGCAACTCAAAGGGTTCCACTTTGGCAGCGGTGTCGGCTGGGCAGACACGAAAATCCTGCGCCATAACGGCCTGACCACTCTAGAGGCTGACACCCTGCTCAGCCTGTTCCGCATGACCAAGGCCGGCCGTATTGATCTGTTTTGCCGTGGTGTTGGCGAGTATTACAGCGAACTCACACAACAGGGCCAAACCATCGATTTAAGTGCAGACGACGAGATTGCACTCTACTACCCGCTCCCCAAATTCCTGTTTGCCCACAAGAACAGCAAAGCCCTCATGGATCGTATCCAGCGCGGGCTTAAACGGGCACTGGACGATGGCAGTTTCGACCAGCTCTGGAAGCATGAACACGAGCAACATCTGCAACAAGCCCACCTCAAGACACGTCGACTGATCATTCTGGAGAACCCGCTTATCAGGAAACTGCCACCGGATTACCAGCGCTACGACATCAACCCCATGGAAAACCCGCCATAA
- the dusB gene encoding tRNA dihydrouridine synthase DusB has product MFTIGPYCIDSQVILAPMAGVTDRPFRQLCRELGAGMVVSEMLTADSTLWSSRKSSLRMDHTGEAEPIAVQIAGGDPEMLAEAARLNAANGAQIIDINMGCPAKKVCKKAAGSALLQDEPLVASILEAVVKAVDVPVTLKFRTGWSSEVRNALRIARIAEDSGIQALALHGRTRADGFAGSAEYDTIASVVQAVKIPVFANGDIASPEKAKAVLQHTGAAAVMIGRAAQGRPWIFREIEHYLRTGEQLPEPPLTQVRDILSTHLRELYAFYGEVMGPRIARKHVGWYLQTVPDSESFRKAFNAIEHAEVQQTSVQHFFEQLLMKEEKAA; this is encoded by the coding sequence GTGTTCACTATCGGTCCTTATTGCATCGACAGTCAGGTCATTCTCGCGCCCATGGCGGGTGTGACCGATCGCCCCTTTCGGCAGTTGTGCCGGGAACTGGGCGCTGGAATGGTAGTCTCGGAAATGCTGACGGCAGACTCGACACTCTGGAGCAGCCGCAAAAGCAGCCTGCGCATGGATCACACCGGTGAGGCAGAACCCATTGCAGTACAAATTGCCGGGGGTGATCCGGAAATGCTGGCTGAAGCGGCTCGCCTCAACGCCGCCAACGGCGCCCAGATTATTGACATCAATATGGGCTGCCCAGCCAAAAAGGTGTGTAAAAAGGCAGCGGGTTCCGCCCTGTTACAGGATGAACCCCTGGTTGCATCCATTCTGGAAGCAGTTGTCAAGGCAGTGGATGTGCCTGTAACACTCAAGTTTCGTACCGGTTGGAGCAGCGAAGTGCGCAATGCCCTGCGTATTGCACGCATTGCCGAAGACAGCGGTATACAGGCGCTGGCGTTACATGGGCGCACCCGCGCTGATGGTTTTGCCGGTAGCGCTGAATACGACACGATTGCCAGTGTGGTCCAGGCCGTGAAGATTCCCGTCTTCGCCAACGGCGACATAGCGTCGCCCGAAAAAGCCAAAGCCGTATTGCAACACACAGGGGCAGCAGCGGTCATGATTGGTCGTGCCGCACAGGGGCGCCCCTGGATTTTCCGGGAAATTGAACACTATCTCCGTACCGGTGAGCAGTTACCCGAACCGCCCCTGACCCAGGTCAGGGATATTTTATCGACCCATCTGCGTGAGCTGTATGCGTTTTACGGCGAAGTCATGGGCCCGCGTATCGCCCGCAAGCATGTGGGTTGGTACCTGCAAACCGTCCCGGACAGCGAGAGTTTTCGCAAAGCCTTTAACGCCATAGAGCACGCAGAAGTACAACAAACCAGCGTTCAACATTTTTTTGAACAGCTGCTTATGAAAGAGGAAAAAGCCGCATGA
- the aroQ gene encoding type II 3-dehydroquinate dehydratase: protein MATILVLHGPNLNLLGLREPGIYGATTLADINQTLSEMATKAGHHLQYLQSNAEYELIDRIHDARKEGVDFIIINPAAFTHTSVALRDALLGVDIPFIEVHLSNVHKREAFRHHSFFSDVAQGVICGFGATSYELALQAAFKILGTPV, encoded by the coding sequence ATGGCAACCATCTTGGTACTTCATGGCCCCAACCTGAATTTACTCGGACTGCGCGAGCCCGGTATCTATGGCGCTACCACACTGGCGGATATCAACCAGACCCTGAGCGAAATGGCCACCAAGGCAGGCCACCACCTGCAATACCTGCAAAGCAATGCCGAATACGAATTAATTGATCGCATCCACGATGCGCGCAAAGAAGGTGTGGACTTTATTATCATCAATCCCGCCGCTTTCACCCACACCAGTGTCGCCTTGCGCGATGCTCTGTTGGGTGTCGATATCCCGTTTATCGAAGTACATCTATCCAATGTCCACAAACGTGAAGCCTTCCGCCACCACTCCTTTTTTTCCGATGTGGCGCAAGGTGTGATTTGTGGTTTTGGCGCAACCAGCTACGAGCTGGCCTTGCAAGCCGCATTCAAAATACTTGGTACACCCGTTTAG
- a CDS encoding DUF3426 domain-containing protein → MTTASATMVTRCPKCGTAFRITNTQLQSAKGAVRCGSCLHVFKAQDYLVKTGKPATPPASSTSASQPAPKPVRAPDNAPGKQPAPAAAIPSPATRTASPARAVTKPASAAPESKPAAKQVNQPLIRKPSPDSVDDILISDDMDERSSNAKSYEFDSFMDIELKPPTSLSLFDRSLREEKEEIKDTADESWAEQLIDEEEEHEQLVKVVPRNPGDTKPEQREEDEVAAAEAFFQEADKTPSDTRNKGLVFSLISDSHEATPAASTPPARAEDDELPISDELARYPNAGEKPAAHTLESAIDHSLFETPDEQSSEARRQVKTDPKIRAYDGSRAALLMNIMPAPIEFTAKRMRRWYQSKLWPTLSVLALITLVIQIGWLKFDYFSRVEPYRTAYLYLCPVIGCTLPTLVDTQQIRAFNLVVRAHPEIQNALLVDAIILNKAPFEQPFPDLVLAFTDINEKPVASRRFTPSEYLGGELAGRDLMPPEQPVHLTLDLVDPGPDAVNYHAYIP, encoded by the coding sequence ATGACAACCGCCAGCGCCACCATGGTAACCCGCTGCCCCAAATGCGGTACTGCATTTCGCATTACCAATACCCAGCTGCAATCGGCCAAGGGAGCAGTGCGCTGCGGTTCCTGCTTGCATGTTTTCAAAGCCCAGGACTACCTGGTCAAAACCGGCAAACCGGCAACTCCACCGGCATCGTCGACATCCGCCAGCCAACCTGCCCCCAAACCCGTCCGGGCTCCCGACAATGCTCCCGGAAAGCAGCCAGCTCCCGCAGCGGCGATACCGTCACCGGCAACCAGAACGGCGAGCCCTGCACGAGCAGTGACCAAACCGGCAAGTGCTGCACCGGAAAGCAAACCAGCGGCCAAACAAGTCAATCAACCCCTTATCCGTAAGCCTTCACCGGACTCCGTAGATGACATCCTCATCAGCGACGATATGGATGAGAGAAGCAGCAATGCCAAAAGCTACGAGTTTGACAGCTTTATGGACATAGAGCTCAAACCACCGACCAGCCTATCCCTCTTTGATCGCAGCCTGCGCGAAGAAAAAGAAGAAATCAAAGACACTGCCGATGAGTCCTGGGCAGAGCAACTGATCGACGAAGAGGAAGAACACGAACAGCTGGTAAAAGTAGTGCCCAGGAATCCGGGTGATACAAAGCCGGAACAGCGAGAGGAGGACGAGGTTGCCGCTGCCGAGGCCTTTTTCCAGGAAGCCGACAAAACCCCATCTGACACGCGCAATAAGGGCCTGGTTTTTAGCCTGATCAGCGACAGCCATGAAGCCACCCCCGCAGCAAGTACTCCTCCAGCCCGAGCAGAGGATGATGAACTGCCTATCAGCGATGAACTCGCCCGCTATCCCAACGCGGGCGAAAAACCGGCAGCCCACACACTGGAATCGGCAATAGACCACTCACTCTTCGAAACACCGGACGAACAATCCTCCGAGGCCAGGCGCCAGGTCAAGACCGACCCCAAAATACGCGCCTATGATGGTTCACGCGCTGCACTGCTCATGAATATCATGCCGGCCCCTATTGAGTTCACTGCCAAACGCATGCGGCGTTGGTACCAGAGTAAACTCTGGCCAACCCTGAGTGTTTTAGCGCTTATTACCCTGGTAATCCAGATCGGCTGGCTAAAATTCGACTACTTCAGTCGCGTGGAGCCCTACCGTACCGCCTACCTTTACTTGTGTCCGGTCATAGGTTGCACCTTGCCCACACTGGTAGACACCCAGCAGATACGCGCTTTCAACCTGGTGGTGCGCGCGCACCCGGAAATCCAGAATGCCCTGCTGGTCGATGCCATCATCCTCAACAAGGCGCCCTTCGAGCAACCATTCCCCGACCTGGTTCTGGCCTTCACCGACATTAACGAAAAACCCGTTGCATCGCGTCGCTTCACACCCAGTGAATACCTGGGGGGAGAACTGGCAGGGCGCGACCTGATGCCTCCGGAACAGCCTGTCCACCTGACTCTGGACCTGGTTGACCCCGGCCCCGATGCCGTGAATTACCACGCATATATCCCCTAA
- the purH gene encoding bifunctional phosphoribosylaminoimidazolecarboxamide formyltransferase/IMP cyclohydrolase produces MSITADLVAVKRALISVSDKTGIVEFAQALHAQGVEILSTGGTFKLLTDNKIPAIEVSDYTGFPEMMDGRVKTLHPKVHGGILGRRGIDEGVMAQHGINAIDMVVVNLYPFEKTVAKPDCSLEDAVENIDIGGPTMVRAAAKNHAHVNIVVNASDYTRILAELAANHGATTYKTRFDLAIKAYEHTAVYDGAIANYFGRLVEGGNADFPRTFNAQFQQVQTLRYGENAHQKSAFYIEKNPAPGTIATAKQLQGKELSYNNIADTDAALETVKLFDAPTCVIVKHANPCGVASGDNLLAAYQRAFDTDPESAFGGIIAFNRELDVATASAIVEKQFVEVIIAPSVAAGVSEVVAAKKNVRLLVCGQWGAAPNDFDYKRVAGGLLVQDRDNGIITASDLKVVTKKVPTEAQMRDLLFTWKVAKMVKSNAIVYGKDNATIGVGAGQMSRVNSARIAAIKAEHAGLQVAGSVMASDAFFPFRDGIDNAAKVGIAAVIQPGGSLRDEEVIAAADEHGMAMVFTGMRHFRH; encoded by the coding sequence ATGTCCATCACTGCCGATCTTGTTGCTGTCAAACGCGCGCTTATCAGCGTGTCCGATAAAACCGGTATCGTCGAATTTGCCCAGGCCCTGCACGCCCAGGGAGTAGAAATCCTCTCTACCGGTGGCACCTTCAAATTGCTCACCGACAACAAGATTCCCGCTATTGAAGTATCTGACTACACCGGCTTCCCGGAGATGATGGATGGCCGCGTTAAAACCCTGCACCCGAAAGTGCACGGCGGTATTTTGGGACGTCGCGGTATTGATGAAGGCGTGATGGCACAACACGGCATCAATGCGATTGATATGGTGGTTGTAAACCTGTATCCGTTTGAGAAAACCGTAGCCAAGCCCGACTGTTCCCTGGAAGACGCAGTAGAAAATATCGATATCGGCGGCCCCACCATGGTCCGCGCCGCTGCCAAAAACCATGCCCACGTGAATATTGTGGTCAACGCATCCGACTACACCCGCATTCTCGCCGAGCTGGCCGCCAATCATGGTGCCACCACCTACAAAACCCGTTTCGACCTGGCGATCAAGGCCTACGAACACACCGCTGTTTACGATGGCGCCATTGCCAATTATTTCGGGCGTTTGGTGGAAGGTGGCAACGCCGATTTTCCGCGCACGTTCAATGCGCAATTCCAGCAGGTACAAACCCTGCGCTACGGTGAAAACGCCCATCAGAAAAGTGCGTTCTACATCGAGAAAAATCCGGCGCCCGGCACTATTGCCACCGCCAAACAACTGCAAGGCAAAGAGCTGTCCTACAACAACATTGCCGACACAGATGCGGCGTTGGAAACCGTTAAACTGTTTGATGCACCTACCTGTGTGATCGTCAAACACGCTAACCCTTGTGGTGTCGCCAGTGGTGATAACCTGTTAGCAGCCTATCAACGCGCTTTCGATACAGATCCGGAGTCTGCTTTTGGTGGCATTATTGCGTTCAACCGCGAACTGGATGTTGCCACTGCCAGTGCGATTGTGGAAAAGCAATTTGTGGAAGTCATTATTGCCCCAAGCGTCGCTGCCGGTGTGAGCGAAGTGGTTGCTGCCAAGAAAAATGTGCGCCTGCTGGTGTGCGGTCAATGGGGTGCAGCCCCTAACGATTTCGACTACAAACGTGTTGCGGGCGGCCTGCTGGTGCAGGATCGCGACAATGGCATCATCACCGCCAGCGATTTGAAAGTTGTCACCAAAAAAGTACCGACCGAAGCGCAAATGCGCGATTTATTATTCACCTGGAAAGTCGCCAAGATGGTGAAATCCAATGCCATTGTGTACGGCAAAGACAACGCCACCATCGGTGTGGGTGCGGGCCAGATGAGCCGGGTAAACTCCGCGCGTATCGCAGCAATTAAAGCCGAACACGCCGGTTTGCAGGTGGCAGGTTCCGTTATGGCATCCGATGCCTTCTTCCCCTTCCGCGACGGTATCGACAACGCCGCGAAAGTGGGTATTGCCGCGGTGATCCAGCCCGGGGGTTCCCTGCGCGATGAAGAAGTCATTGCCGCCGCCGATGAACACGGCATGGCCATGGTGTTTACCGGTATGCGTCACTTCCGTCATTGA